A single region of the Biomphalaria glabrata chromosome 15, xgBioGlab47.1, whole genome shotgun sequence genome encodes:
- the LOC106071688 gene encoding uncharacterized protein LOC106071688, whose product MMSQLKQVVVLDGGTGTTLAEMGHTSINGDPLWSAAVIATHPEDLVRLHKEFYLAGADVVLSASYQSSVDGFKKRFGYTETQAVDQIKKSVELVKLAKNEAEIITGRPGYVAASVGPYGATLCDMSEYTGRYADAMSRQELQSWHLPRLQILVDSGPDILAIETIPVKHEAEAIVDNLKHFPTTKTFVTFQCKDNQHTAHGESIQDALRSVAQCDNVVAVGVNCVDPSHVTTLLQGISHLNLNIPIIVKPNARPLDAKSRSRIQYRISDHVLEWLKSGASWIGGCCYVSPSEIAEIRETLAHEPSVKFLDKGDNFI is encoded by the exons ATGATGAGTCAGTTAAAACAAGTTGTTGTGCTAGATGGAGGTACCGGTACAACTCTAGCTGAAATGGGCCACACATCTATTAAT GGTGACCCACTTTGGTCTGCGGCAGTCATTGCTACACATCCTGAAGACCTTGTGAGACTTCACAAAGA GTTTTACCTTGCTGGTGCGGATGTGGTCCTCTCAGCCAGCTATCAGTCCTCTGTAGATGGTTTCAAAAAGAGGTTTGGATACACTGAAACACAGGCGGTTGACCAAATTAAGAAATCTGTTGAGCTGGTCAAATTAGCCAAGAATGAGGCAGAGATAATAACTG GCAGACCTGGTTATGTTGCGGCATCTGTTGGTCCTTATGGAGCTACACTGTGCGACATGTCTGAATATACTGGAAGATACGCTGATGCTATGTCTAGGCAG GAACTTCAAAGTTGGCACCTTCCAAGACTTCAGATTTTAGTGGACTCAGGTCCTGATATTCTAGCCATTGAGACCATTCCTGTCAAACATGAGGCAGAGGCCATAGTGGACAACTTGAAGCATTTCCCAACAACCAAAACATTTGTCACTTTTCAATGTAAG GACAACCAGCACACTGCTCATGGGGAGAGTATCCAGGATGCTCTAAGGTCTGTGGCTCAGTGTGACAATGTAGTGGCAGTTGGAGTCAACTGTGTGGATCCCTCCCATGTGACAACCCTGCTACAAGGCATCAGTCATCTCAATCTAAACATTCCAATTATTGTGAAACCCAATGCTAGGCCACTTGATGCCAAAAGTCG ATCTAGAATTCAATACAGAATATCTGACCACGTTCTTGAGTGGTTGAAGTCTGGCGCCAGCTGGATAGGAGGATGCTGTTATGTATCACCATCTGAGATAGCAGAAATAAGAGAAACTCTGGCCCATGAACCAAGTGTCAAGTTTCTTGATAAGGGAGATAACTTCATTTAA
- the LOC106071684 gene encoding uncharacterized protein LOC106071684, which translates to MNCVTACLFAAFIMTCLCMTSATSSPDWFIDQGIDDNGGDFDITETVFPQKTTMGDDVETPTFTRNRKQMAHMKITSDIYNDRLRGGSEPSVKKINPRFLRGRGGVRVAQA; encoded by the exons ATGAATTGCGTGACAGCGTGCCTTTTTGCAGCCTTCATTATGACCTGCCTCTGCATGACCTCAGCAACCTCATCTCCTGATTGGTTCATTGACCAGGGTATTGACGATAATGGCGGGGATTTTGACATCACAGAAACAG TATTCCCTCAGAAAACAACCATGGGCGACGACGTGGAGACACCAACGTTTACCAGAAATCGCAAACAGATGGCCCACATGAAAATCacttctgacatctacaatgACAGGCTCCGGGGTGGCTCTGAGCCATCCGTCAAAAAAATCAACCCTCGTTTCCTTAGAGGTAGAGGTGGAGTGAGAGTAGCCCAGGCCTAG